A region of the Megalops cyprinoides isolate fMegCyp1 chromosome 21, fMegCyp1.pri, whole genome shotgun sequence genome:
gggtgggggttgggcTGTCACACTCACAGTCTGTCCTGAAGCTCACTGGTGTCCTGCTTCGTCCCAAGCTGGTTCACCATGCTTTTAAtctgtgcagctgcaggcaggagcaaaaacaacagaagagcATGGAGGAGAAAATGAGACTAGAGACTGAATTAGTCATCACAGAAAGATCACACCACTGTCAACCAACTGCTGTATTATTGTAACCTGAGAATGTTGTGTGAAAGAGGATCTGAATCTGTCAGAGTCTTCAATGCTGACCCAACAAGTACTTTTGGAGTAAGACTCTGATGAGGGAATGGCCTGCTGTTTAACAGTTACAAAGAACTCTTAATGCATACTTCAACCAATTATTACCACAGTTTCTTTCCTATAATAGTGCTTTTTTCATGACTGTCAACTACAATAGACAACAGAAGAGCTGAGAACAGGTGTGCTGACAAACGCTCGTTttggaacggggggggggggtcgtttATCAGAGCTGCACACTTCCTTGTCGACCAGACACTCACTgttctgtgtgattttgtggATGTTAGAGCCGCACGCCTGAATAAGACTGCTGAAGTCTTGCGGCTGCGAGCCATAGTGGTCTCCCTTCCCGTACGACATGGCTGGATATGCCCTGTCAATCTACCAGCTTCTGATGtcaggaggagcagggaggtgCAGGAGCTCAACGTCTGAGACCCCtggggagggaaaggagagagacgAGAGGTGATTTTTTCCATCACCGTGACCAGTGCGGGCagtcaacacaaacacactgcaggcaaTCCTTTGGGCCCCGTCTTCCATTTCTGAGGAAATGCTGGTATCATAGGACAGTCACACCAATTGCATTCACATAGTGGTCTCACACCCTGAGGTATGTAGTCAGTTGCACTCACAGCGTTTGAGTGAAACACTGATGTTCAACTTATGGTGCATATGATGGCAGACAGAAACTGTCAGCAGCTGTACTAAAGCGCACGCCATTCTTTGCAAAAGCGAAGATGCGTTCCTTCTTATGAACAACAGTCAAAAAGACTGTTCATGATGAAAATTTAGCACTTCAGGCAATGAAATTCACTGAAAGAAATTGAGACCTTGCTCAAAAAGGGCACATATTCATTAACATGAATGTTTTAGCTGAGTTATTGTGGTTCATTTGCCAGTCAATATGTTTTCCATCCCTACATCATTCATTCACCGGCAGAGATTTCTGACCCGCAGCAAAACCGACACATTATATATTTCTGCATCCTCAGATTAGAACTTCCTATGACTCTCGTGACATTCTACTGCTGTCAggtaaacaaaaaacactgccGGTCCTGCGCCGTGTCGTTCGCTGTTCTGCCTTTCTATGCAAACTCAATACAGCCGCCCTATTGCAAAAGCAGGCCGCTTGCGCATGCCCACAATTTACAAAAGCACGCTATTTAGCAGCCAAGACGCTCCACCCTAGGCCTGTAGCATATATCGCGTCCTCACATATTAATTAGCTACCTATATGAACAATGTAGCAAGCCAGCTAAATAACGCTAATGCTAAATTGACATATAGCTACAATTATAAGCCACGCTGGTAAGAAGATCGGCATTTGCGTTGCAAAAGGCTAACCTAACGTTAGTAACTATAAGATGTGAAAAGTTGCTGTGTAACGTTAACCATGTCTTGCAAGTAAACATCACCgactagctaggtagctagaaCGGCAACAACTAGCTAATAAACTAGCAACTTAGTTCTGGGTACTGTCTCTTACACAACTGTCCTTGTTCTTGTtcttagcaagctagctaacgtttgctaACAATATTTAGCCAATAATTCGCAAGGTGGCTAGCTTGCTGGTTTTAGATATTCTTTCGTCTGCCTTGCATGTGAACTGCCATCTAACGTAGCCTGCTAGCCGGCAACTAACGTTATAGCCATCTCGACAAGAGAGcggttttcatttctgttagcTAGCTCCATTACAGCTCTAGTTATCTATCTTGTTACAAGTTTCAAGCAGAACAGCTATTGCCTGGACGAGTGAGTTCGTTAATAAGCAAAATATGCAACTGACACATTGTTTACATTAacgttttgttttaaaatgatatagCTACCCAGTGCAGTCTTACTTCTTTCTTGGAGTTTAAATGTCAGAGGCGGGTTCCGTTTCTTTTCACTCCGTATTTCCGTAAGTGGGCCAACcccaaaacatgtaaatgaactgACATCAATTCATAGTCCGTTCACACACAGGGCTTTTTATATCACAGCGCGTAATATAACAAACTAAAAAGAAGATAAAGATAATAAATCAAGGACTATAGCCGTTCTTCATGACGaagttaatttaattaaaaaatattctacagctttcaaatgaaaagagTCACTGACATATTGAAAGGGTTAagaatttaaattatgtaaGATTTATTTATCAATTACGTCTCTGCAACAGAATGAATAAGTCACTTGCGGCTCAACAAATGACCACAGTTTAGTCTTTTTTATGAGGGGTACCCATGTGTTTTACGGGTTTGCAACACGAAAGTGTTGTTTTGAGTGACGCAACAATTACGTAGGCTGCAATGATCTGTCATCATTTTAGCGTTTCCCTATCGTTATTTTCAGCAATAATTGATTTGATAATGATGGTCTGTAAATAAAAAGCTCATGGATGTCATGGGACAGAGTTGCAGAAAAGGCATGCAGAACAAAAGATCAAATTCCCTGGACCTCTGCCAGACTGCAGGGCGTACCTCGTGCCTCATTCACATGATACGGGGCTGGGAGCAAAGAAGGCAAGAGAGAGAACGAAAAATAGTAAAACGTTAATGTCTTTTGAGCCACGACACACATTTTAGTAGATGGGGTGCTTGGGTTGGGAGCGTGTGTGAAAACGGACCTCGAAGTGCACTTGGGTCCCTGGTACTTGTTAGCTGCCTGTTCAGCTGATGAAGTTTCGAAAAGCTCCGTGTGACGAGAGATGGTCTTTCAGCCAGCTGACAGAGCGCAGTGTCGTACTTTTACTTGCACTGAAACGGAGCAAACCcagttacaaaaaaatatttttttaagtgttacgattctttttttaaccttctttctttttccgAAATCGACATAATTCTGACAAATCAACTaggagaaaatatattttaagagaCCCATCGATGGACACAAGAACACATCACATAACATTGTCAATGTTAAAAAGGAATAATATAAATCAGTAGTttctttttcaatatttcaatatttaatttcttgGCAGCCAAGCTTTGCACACTGCCGCAAATTTATCCTCTAAATAAAAGAATGTAAATGatgttttcaatttaaaatgttgttttgacaGTCTCACAGCCCTTACAACATCCTACTGTATGCTGCTCAAACCTAAAATTCTAGTCTACATACAGAAAGTAGTGTAGAGCTGAAGTTATAACAGGAGGGCTGCAGTTGGTTCCAATCCCAGATATGACCTGTTGTAGAACTGTTGAGCATCATACTCAACTTACATTTCTTTGTATATATCAACCTGGTAAATTTAGACATGAAAGAACTAGTAAGCATATTCTTTATGACAGCCTGCCCACTCCAAAGAATTAAAAATAGTTAAACTGCACAACAAATGCAAGCAATGAGAAAAAAGTTTCAGTGATACATATCACTCCCATTCCAACTACGTTTATTGTGCACATATCACAccactggacacacacagaaatacagaccAATCAATAGGTTATTTGACTTGAAGACAGCTTATCTTATTTGTTCACAGGAAGCTCCAAGCTCCAAACTCCATaggagggcaaaaaaaaaatgtaacagctgTCATCTCTGGATCATGACTCATCTGTCCCTGAAGGtgaacaggtaaaaaaaaaaaaaaaaaagcacccaaAACTGCAGGCTGACCACACATGTTAGGAGGCTTCCATCAGAGAAAATCTGAGGGGCTACAGTCTGTATGGCCCACACACCTCAATAATGGTTTCTCTCTTCAACATCACATACGGAAAAACTCATTGAGAACCtaagaactgaaaaagaaacCAGGCTGTGCTAATCAAACTAAGAAGCATTCATCAGAACATGCAGTCAAACTCAAACAAGGAAAACGTTTCACATGGGCAGAGATGACAGATTCTTAACATGGCCCCACCAACAGGACTGTGTTGTGTTGTCCTACTGGCTTAGCAAATGCtaattctgctgtgtttgtggcagCAGCACCAGGGGGTGCAACTctttcaaataaacagcaacTTTGACAGGCTCAGTTGTAATACCTCCCTAAACATTGTGATGCATCTGATTCACCAATTCAGCCAAGGCATGGTTTGGAAAACTCCATTTTAACCTGTATCAGGCACACTAGCTTGTCCTTGTGCAGTTtgcccaacaaaaaaaaaaaactagcgAAAATAGAGATCCCAACTGAAAGAAAGCGTTACAGGACTAAGGGGGTCGGCGATTTCCTCTGGGCCAATTGCGGCAACGTCTCGGTTTTCCCCGCAGGAATCCAGGGACAGCCAGCGGCAGTCCATCAGTGCATCGTAAAGCTCCTCACTCCGGTCCATGTACTGCCTGTTAGCCTCTAGCACATCCAGTGTGGGGTTAGGGTCtgcaatacagagagagagagagagagagagagagagagggagagagagagagacagagagagagagagagagagagagagagagagagggagagagagagagagagagagggagagagagagagagagagagagagagggagagggagagggagagagagagggagagagagagagagggagagagagagagacagagagagggagagagagggagagggagagagagagagagagagagagagagggagagggagagagagagagagagagagagagagagagagagagagagagagagagagactgtgtgacAGAACCTCCgctacaaacaaacacacagggaagTACACGCAAGGCAGAGGTTAGAGAAACACGTGGCCAGGAATCCTGGATGGCTCACTGGTATATTTTTTGTAACCCAGAGCAAGGTAACTTGGGAAGCCTCTGTaaaatagctagctaagtgGATATTAAAGGTGCTCACGTCACCCTCAAGGAGGACATCTGttgaccaaataaaaaaaaataaatgtgatataaAGTGTTACCAGTTTCACAGAGAAAGCGACAGAGGACTTACCCTCCAGATCATCATCTTCAACCTCTTCATAATTCTAAAACGAACAACAGCCAACATCCATTACTAATCAGCTGATGCTGACTTTCAGAACATCTGTGGacttacataaaacattttgtggTAGTTACAATATTTCTGAAGCCATCATCTCATTGTCAGCTTCCATCACATGCTCTGCTCTGGTGGTTGTTGAATGGTTATTCTGGTGAATGGTTATTCAATGAGTCAGTCTTCAGTTTAAATAATAAACGTAGAGAACTACTTTTTAAGTTGAATTTCCACTACTTGCAGGCAGCAAAACCAGCCTGTATTAATCTGAATTCAGCATATGAATTGACTCTCTGATCACATTTTACACTAAAACTACTTTTACACCTCCAGCAATGAGACCAAATAATACTGCCATGAGACAGCAAGTCCAACACAGCAGTTGGTAATGATAAAATACATAGAAAACCCACCTGTGTGGAAGTCTGTGTGAGGTCATACTGGTCACACGCATAGCTGTAGTTCTCGTGGTAACCCCAGTCTGAGTAGTAGCTAGAGTACTGCTGGTGGTACTGGTCGTGGTTGTGATTGTAGCTGTAAGAGTATGTCTGGGAATACTGGCTATCTGATGAGTTGTTTCTGTTCCtggaagagcagagaggagacaagGTGTAACTGGGTAACATGAAAGAGGGCACCTGCACCCTGCAGGAATTTTCTCATTGCAGGAGTGCCTAACACTCCCTAAACTGGGGGAGTGACAACACTCCCATTGAGGCCGTTAatgatttaaatgtgttacttcAGCTTTCAGGTGGAAGGGAAATCTCCAGTCCTCGGGATCTCCACAACAGGACACTCCTGGGACACTCCAAGGCAAATGTTTCAGGGGAAAGAGAAGGCAGCACGACCATCGCGCAATGATAGACACTGATGGTGACGACGATGACGATGACGAAGGACTCACGTTTTGTTTGCTGCCAGACACAGACGCAGTGGTTTCCCCCCAAGCCCCACAGCTCCCTGACACTCCTCCAGTGCCCGCCTCTGTGTCCTCTGATCTGGGAACTGCACAAACCCACAGCCCCTGGGAGAAAGAGCGCCGTCCACAGGTCACAGACAGGACAGCCAGCTCAACAAATCAGACACAAAAGGAACAATAATTTtaacacatgcataaaaaatgacagttggaaaaaaaatcaggaaatgcATAACTTGGAATAACTTGGAATACAATTATCTACTTGCTTATTGAATACAATTTACAAAGCTTATACTTTACTGTGCAAATTCAGTAATTTGGGAACCTGTATCTAGagtgaacactttttttttgagTAGCAACTGCTAATGAAACCCAATTTCTAGTCGAACAATCACTCATAGTTCTCACAATGCTCCTACAACACTGCTGAAACATTATCTGGAATGTGTACCGAGTGGCAAAAATCCCTCTGCTTCTTCTCCTCGTGCAGAACTGTCTGGTTTGTCTGCCCCCCGGATTTGGCTCGGCTCATGTTGCTTTTGGACTTACTTGGAGTTGCCCATGGCATCCAGGACCACCTTCCCCCCTCGGGAGGATGGGAAGCGATTGAAGAAGAATTCATACAGCATCCCATCATCCACCTCTGGGGTCAGATCCCCAACAAACAGGGAGAAGCACTGACTGCAGGACAAACGTGATAagatatttaaatgaaactttCACCAACAAAGCTATCATCATATTCTCCACATTTGTAACTCTGCTTTGGCAATAGTAGTGTAGACCCTACAGTGTGAAATCACAACACTAAAGAACAATACcaatttaaat
Encoded here:
- the LOC118768992 gene encoding tRNA selenocysteine 1-associated protein 1-like, giving the protein MSSLWMGNLEPYMDERFIARAFATMGELVKGVRIIRNKLTGVAAGYCFVELPDEATAERCLRKVNGKPLPGATPPRRFKLNRANHGRQGDNSQCFSLFVGDLTPEVDDGMLYEFFFNRFPSSRGGKVVLDAMGNSKGCGFVQFPDQRTQRRALEECQGAVGLGGKPLRLCLAANKTNRNNSSDSQYSQTYSYSYNHNHDQYHQQYSSYYSDWGYHENYSYACDQYDLTQTSTQNYEEVEDDDLEDPNPTLDVLEANRQYMDRSEELYDALMDCRWLSLDSCGENRDVAAIGPEEIADPLSPVTLSFSWDLYFR